One window of Triticum dicoccoides isolate Atlit2015 ecotype Zavitan chromosome 5A, WEW_v2.0, whole genome shotgun sequence genomic DNA carries:
- the LOC119302856 gene encoding actin-related protein 4-like, protein MYGGDEVSAIVIDVGSYSCKAGYAGDDTPKSVFPSVVGSIEQAEDTDEAKPEKEADSASDPKNGSKPMDVDKAKKNRKFYVGQELEFRRDHMEVISPMKDGTVTDWDVVDNIWNHAFRRRLLINPEEHPMLIAEPSINSAQQREKAAELMFEKYKVPALFLAKNAVLTSFASGRATSLVVDSGGGSTVVSAVHDGYVLQKSVATSPIGGEFLTDCMMKSLESKGVVIRPRYSFKKKEVSPGDYKVVDLDFPNTTDSYRLYHMRAIASDIKETVCRVPDTPFDEVAYANVPTTSYELPDGQTIEVGAERFKIPDILFNPYLSQTIPGIDGFGDSTSIRGLPRMVLESVNRCDVDIRKELLSSILLSGGSSSILQLKDRLEKEVLEESPQNARVKVLASGNSTERRFSVWIGGSILASLGSFQQMWFSKAEYEEHGVSYIQRKCP, encoded by the exons ATGTACGGCGGCG ACGAGGTCTCGGCCATCGTCATCGACGTGGGCTCCTACAGCTGCAAGGCCGGCTACGCGGGCGACGACACCCCCAAGTCCGTCTTCCCCTCG GTTGTTGGTTCAATTGAACAAGCGGAAGATACCGATGAAGCTAAGCCAGAGAAGGAGGCTGACTCTGCATCAGATCCTAAGAATGGATCCAAGCCTATGGATGTGGACAAAGCGAAGAAAAACCGCAAATTTTATGTAGGTCAAGAATTAGAATTCAGGAGGGATCATATGGAG GTGATCTCACCGATGAAAGATGGAACAGTTACGGATTGGGATGTTGTTGACAACATATGGAATCATGCTTTTAG ACGGCGGCTATTGATCAATCCTGAAGAGCATCCTATGCTCATAGCGGAACCATCTATAAACAGTGCACAGCAAAGAGAGAA AGCAGCAGAACTTATGTTTGAGAAGTACAAAGTGCCAGCGCTGTTCCTAGCAAAAAATGCA GTTCTCACATCTTTTGCATCTGGACGTGCTACATCTCTAGTGGTTGACAG TGGTGGTGGGTCTACTGTGGTTTCTGCTGTGCATGATGGTTATGTTTTGCAAAAG TCTGTGGCAACTTCTCCGATTGGTGGTGAATTTTTAACTGACTGTATGATGAAAAGCTTGGAGAGCAAGGGCGTTGTT ATCAGGCCCCGGTATTCATTCAAGAAGAAGGAAGTGAGCCCTGGAGATTATAAG GTTGTAGACCTTGATTTTCCAAACACCACGGATAGTTACAGGTTGTACCACATG AGAGCTATTGCTAGTGACATCAAGGAGACGGTTTGTAGAGTTCCAGATACTCCTTTCGATG AAGTGGCATATGCAAATGTTCCTACAACTTCATATGAGCTTCCTGATGGGCA AACTATCGAAGTTGGTGCAGAGAGATTCAAGATTCCTGACATTTTGTTCAACCCATACCTTTCTCAG ACTATTCCTGGGATCGATGGATTTGGAGATTCCACTTCGATTCGTGGACTTCCACGAATG GTCCTTGAGAGTGTAAATAGGTGTGATGTTGACATTCGCAAGGAGCTACTCAGCAGCATCTTG CTTTCTGGTGGCTCATCATCAATTCTGCAGTTAAAGGACCGTCTAGAAAAAGAAGTACTGGAG GAGTCCCCTCAAAATGCTCGTGTAAAGGTTTTGGCAAGTGGAAATTCAACAGAGAGGCGATTCAG TGTCTGGATTGGAGGGAGCATCCTTGCATCCCTTGGGTCGTTCCAGCAAATGTGGTTCTCCAAGGCAGA GTACGAGGAGCACGGCGTTTCCTATATCCAGAGGAAATGCCCATGA